The Hymenobacter sp. 5317J-9 genome has a window encoding:
- a CDS encoding TonB-dependent receptor, whose translation MPTRIRTSYRAAAIILLLGLLAPQLGWAQARHVLSGLVRGTDGSALPGATVAVPTLGLGTATDENGRYRLDVPAGPQEVLVSFVGYLPQTFRVNLARNQQRDLTLTPNANELTEVVVQGQQTLEEKLVTTQMGVEHLSIREAKLLPALFGEVDILKTLQLKPGVQSGGEGSSGLFVRGGSSDQNLVLLDNALIYNPNHLFGLFSVFNSDAVQSVDLYKSGFPAQFGGRLSSVIDVRLREGSREKFTVTGGIGLIASRLSLEGPLGKREDGQPAKGSFIVSARRTYFDVFTRAINRANAGTEGYRPIPDYYFQDFNAKANYTLGEKDQVFATGYLGRDVFGFNSFGNLQANFSWGNTLGTLRWQHTFSPRLTANTQVGLTSYRYSLGSQVDVASFGLTSTIRDYNARVNFDYDLNPAHKLRFGASFTHHTFGVGRLQVETADNSLNVDDDISYPALEGGLYASDNWKVSDKLQAEVGLRLSGFSSDAGQLYGGLEPRLAARYAFNSKLSLKANYALMYQYAHLASNTGASLPTDIWYPSRLSVKPQRSQQVSTGVSWLLFGGKFLLTDEVYYKWAQNQVDFRDGAQIFANPNLDQEFLFGKGWSYGNELYLEKQKGKTTGWIGYTLAWSWRRFPPQRGTTGINDGRDYYPSYDRRHNLNVVVLHQLNTRLSLTASFVYTSSAPTTLPAGRFPLQNVPGGEILAVPVYPDRNTYRLIPYHRLDLGVVWKLRPVRFGTERDLTFSIYNAYDRRNAYFVYFEISRNPNTDLIDGFTAQQVSLFPIIPSVTYNFKF comes from the coding sequence ATGCCAACAAGGATTCGCACCAGCTACCGGGCCGCGGCCATCATACTCTTGCTGGGGTTGCTGGCGCCGCAGCTGGGCTGGGCGCAGGCGCGGCACGTGCTCAGCGGGCTGGTGCGCGGTACCGACGGGTCGGCCCTGCCGGGCGCTACCGTGGCCGTGCCGACCCTGGGCCTGGGCACGGCCACCGACGAAAACGGCCGCTACCGCCTCGATGTGCCGGCGGGGCCGCAGGAGGTGCTGGTATCATTCGTGGGCTATCTGCCCCAGACGTTTCGGGTGAACCTAGCCCGCAACCAGCAGCGCGACCTGACGCTGACGCCCAACGCCAATGAGCTGACCGAGGTGGTGGTGCAGGGCCAGCAAACGCTGGAGGAAAAGCTCGTGACCACGCAGATGGGCGTGGAGCACCTCAGCATCCGCGAGGCCAAGCTGCTGCCGGCGTTGTTTGGCGAGGTGGACATTCTGAAAACCCTACAGCTTAAGCCCGGCGTGCAGAGCGGCGGCGAGGGCAGCAGCGGCCTGTTCGTGCGCGGCGGCTCCTCGGACCAAAACCTGGTACTGCTCGACAACGCCCTTATCTATAATCCCAACCACTTGTTCGGGCTGTTTTCGGTGTTCAACTCCGACGCGGTGCAGAGCGTGGATTTGTACAAGTCGGGCTTTCCGGCGCAGTTTGGCGGGCGGCTCTCGTCGGTGATTGACGTTCGGCTGCGCGAGGGCAGCCGCGAGAAGTTCACCGTGACCGGCGGCATCGGGCTCATTGCCTCGCGCCTGAGTCTGGAAGGTCCGCTGGGCAAACGCGAAGACGGCCAGCCGGCCAAGGGCTCGTTCATCGTGAGCGCGCGGCGCACTTACTTCGACGTGTTCACGCGCGCCATCAACCGGGCCAATGCCGGCACGGAGGGCTACCGGCCCATTCCCGACTATTATTTTCAGGACTTCAACGCCAAAGCCAACTACACGCTGGGCGAGAAGGACCAAGTGTTTGCCACCGGCTACCTGGGGCGCGACGTGTTCGGCTTCAACTCGTTTGGCAACCTGCAGGCCAATTTTTCATGGGGCAATACGCTGGGCACGCTGCGCTGGCAGCACACGTTTTCGCCCCGCCTCACGGCCAACACCCAGGTGGGCCTGACGAGTTACCGCTACTCACTGGGCAGCCAGGTCGACGTGGCTTCGTTTGGACTGACCTCAACCATTCGGGACTACAACGCCCGGGTCAATTTCGACTACGACCTGAATCCCGCACACAAGCTGCGCTTCGGAGCCAGCTTCACGCACCACACCTTCGGGGTAGGCCGGCTGCAGGTCGAAACGGCCGACAACTCGCTCAACGTGGATGACGACATCAGCTACCCCGCGCTGGAGGGCGGCCTCTACGCCAGCGACAACTGGAAGGTGAGCGACAAGCTGCAGGCCGAGGTGGGACTGCGCCTGAGCGGCTTCAGCAGCGACGCGGGGCAGCTGTATGGCGGGCTGGAGCCGCGGCTGGCGGCGCGCTACGCCTTCAACAGCAAGCTTTCGCTGAAAGCCAACTACGCCCTGATGTACCAGTACGCCCACCTGGCCAGCAACACGGGCGCCTCGCTGCCGACGGACATCTGGTACCCCTCGCGGCTGAGCGTGAAGCCGCAGCGCTCGCAGCAGGTGAGCACGGGCGTGAGCTGGCTGCTGTTCGGCGGCAAGTTTTTGCTGACCGATGAGGTGTACTACAAGTGGGCGCAAAACCAGGTTGATTTCCGCGACGGCGCCCAGATTTTCGCCAACCCCAACCTCGACCAGGAATTTCTGTTCGGCAAGGGCTGGAGCTACGGCAACGAGCTGTACCTGGAAAAGCAAAAAGGCAAAACCACCGGCTGGATAGGCTACACTCTGGCCTGGAGCTGGCGGCGCTTCCCGCCCCAGCGCGGCACCACGGGCATCAACGACGGGCGCGACTACTACCCCAGCTACGACCGCCGCCACAACCTGAACGTGGTGGTGCTGCACCAGCTCAACACCCGCCTGAGCCTCACGGCCAGCTTCGTGTACACCAGCAGCGCGCCCACCACGCTGCCAGCCGGCCGCTTCCCGCTGCAAAACGTGCCGGGCGGCGAGATTCTGGCCGTGCCCGTGTACCCCGACCGCAACACCTACCGCCTCATCCCCTACCACCGCCTCGACCTGGGCGTGGTGTGGAAGCTGCGCCCCGTACGCTTCGGCACCGAACGCGACCTCACTTTCAGCATCTACAACGCATACGACCGGCGCAACGCCTACTTCGTGTACTTCGAAATCTCGCGCAACCCCAACACCGACCTCATCGACGGCTTCACGGCGCAGCAGGTGTCGCTGTTTCCCATCATCCCATCGGTCACTTACAATTTTAAATTCTAG